In Oxobacter pfennigii, the DNA window TTATGTGCTTTGCGCATAAGGCCTGCAATGCAAAGCTCATATCCATTATTTCAGCCGGATGTCCGTCTCCCGCTGCCAGATTAACCAATCTTCCTTCAGCTAAAAGATTTAATATCCTTCCGTCTCCCATGACATATCCCATGATATTGTTTCTCATGACCTTTTTTTCCGTAGCTGCGGCCTCTAAATCCGGCTTCCATACTTCAACGTCAAAATGTCCGGCATTAGCCATTACCGCCCCGTTTTTCATAACCGCATAATGCTCTTCCGTCAGGACTTTACTGCAGCCTGTCACAGTAACAAACATATCTCCTATCTTTGCTGCTTCAATGGAAGGCATAACTCTGAAGCCGTCCATATAAGCTTCAATTGCCTTTATGGGATCCACCTCACAAACTATTACATTGGCACCTAAGCCCTTGGCTTTCATTGCCACACCTTTTCCGCACCATCCATATCCTAAGACCACAACGTTTTTTCCTGCTACGATTAAATTGGTAGTCCTCATAATGCCGTCCCATACCGACTGGCCTGTTCCGTATCTGTTATCGAAAAGGTATTTGCAAAAGGCATCATTAACGGATATCATAGGAAAGCTCAGTAAGCCTTCCCTCTCACGGGACCTAAGCCTTAATACACCTGTAGTTGTTTCTTCACAGCCTCCTATAACATCCTTTATAAGGTCCTTTCTTGTGCTGTGAAGCAAATGGACCAGATCTCCTCCGTCGTCAATAACAATATGGGGATTTATATCAAGGGCTGCGTTTAAATGCTCGTTATATTCCTCATCTGTGGAGTTATACCAGCTGTAAACATTAAGACCATCTTCAACTAATGCTGCAGCAACATCATCCTGGGTGGATAGGGGATTGCTTCCCGTTATAGACACTTCAGCTCCCCCTGACTTTAATACCTTTGCAAGATAAGCTGTTTTTGCCTCAAGATGTATAGACATTACAATTCTCTTATTTAAAAAAGGCTTTTCAGATAAAAATTCCTGCTCTATGGCAGAAAGTACAGGCATGTAGCCTTTTACCCATTCAATTTTTCTATGGCCTGAC includes these proteins:
- a CDS encoding adenosylhomocysteinase codes for the protein MKPSIIRDIKKSESGHRKIEWVKGYMPVLSAIEQEFLSEKPFLNKRIVMSIHLEAKTAYLAKVLKSGGAEVSITGSNPLSTQDDVAAALVEDGLNVYSWYNSTDEEYNEHLNAALDINPHIVIDDGGDLVHLLHSTRKDLIKDVIGGCEETTTGVLRLRSREREGLLSFPMISVNDAFCKYLFDNRYGTGQSVWDGIMRTTNLIVAGKNVVVLGYGWCGKGVAMKAKGLGANVIVCEVDPIKAIEAYMDGFRVMPSIEAAKIGDMFVTVTGCSKVLTEEHYAVMKNGAVMANAGHFDVEVWKPDLEAAATEKKVMRNNIMGYVMGDGRILNLLAEGRLVNLAAGDGHPAEIMDMSFALQALCAKHINEKSAALRNKVYNVPDEIDKKVAYMKLKAMNIGIDSLTKEQEEYLKGWGE